The following proteins are encoded in a genomic region of Actinomycetota bacterium:
- a CDS encoding glycine hydroxymethyltransferase, translated as MAVGSLLQTYLARFGVSTEGMSGETIGFAAALDAVASVEPDVADAVLRELVDQRTHLKLIASENFASPAVLLAMGNWLSDKYAEGAPGHRLYAGCDNVDAIESRANELACALFGAEHAYAQPHSGIDANLVAFWAVLSQRVESPALKRLEAQHVNNLSDDDWEGLRRELGNQTLLGMSLHAGGHLTHGFRPNISGKLFRHRSYGVDPRTSLLDYDDIRQRARTERPLILIAGYSSYPRLVNFRVLREIADEVGATFMVDMAHFAGLVAGKVLTGDHDPVPHAHIVTTTTHKTLRGPRGGLVLCRRELAEHVDRGCPLVLGGPLPHVMAAKAVALAEATQPSFAAYASAVVENARVLAEALVAGDVPVVTGGTDNHLVLVDVRPFGLNGRQAESACRAAGITLNRNVVPDETNGPWYTSGLRLGTPAVTTLRMGAEEMREIADVLASVLGGASPGVVASGPNQGKPSLVQFRLEEQIVRAARSRVDDLLARYPLYPEIEL; from the coding sequence ATGGCCGTCGGCAGCTTGTTACAGACCTATCTCGCTCGGTTCGGCGTCAGCACCGAGGGAATGTCAGGCGAGACGATCGGCTTCGCCGCCGCGCTCGACGCCGTCGCCAGCGTGGAACCCGACGTCGCGGACGCGGTCCTGCGTGAGCTCGTCGACCAGCGGACCCACCTCAAGCTGATCGCGAGCGAGAACTTCGCCAGCCCCGCGGTGCTGCTCGCGATGGGCAACTGGCTGAGCGACAAGTACGCCGAGGGCGCTCCGGGCCACCGCCTGTACGCGGGCTGCGACAACGTCGATGCGATCGAGTCGCGTGCGAACGAGCTGGCGTGCGCGCTCTTCGGCGCCGAGCACGCGTACGCGCAGCCCCACAGCGGGATCGACGCCAACCTGGTCGCCTTCTGGGCGGTGCTGTCCCAGCGCGTGGAGTCGCCGGCTCTGAAACGCCTCGAGGCCCAGCACGTGAACAATCTGTCCGACGATGACTGGGAGGGCCTGCGCCGGGAGCTGGGCAACCAGACGCTCCTCGGCATGTCGCTGCATGCGGGAGGGCACCTGACCCACGGCTTCCGCCCGAACATCTCGGGAAAGCTGTTCCGACACCGCTCCTACGGAGTCGACCCGCGGACGTCGCTCCTCGACTACGACGACATCAGACAGCGGGCGCGCACGGAGCGACCGCTGATCCTGATCGCGGGGTACAGCTCGTACCCCCGCCTCGTGAACTTCCGCGTGCTGCGCGAGATCGCAGACGAGGTCGGCGCCACGTTCATGGTCGACATGGCGCACTTCGCCGGGCTGGTCGCCGGCAAGGTCCTCACCGGCGACCACGACCCCGTCCCCCACGCGCACATCGTCACCACCACGACCCACAAGACCCTGCGCGGACCGCGCGGCGGGCTCGTGCTCTGCCGTCGGGAGCTAGCCGAGCACGTCGACCGCGGGTGCCCGCTGGTGCTCGGCGGCCCGTTGCCCCACGTCATGGCGGCCAAGGCCGTGGCGCTGGCCGAGGCGACGCAGCCGTCGTTCGCGGCGTACGCGTCGGCCGTCGTCGAGAACGCGCGCGTCCTCGCCGAAGCACTGGTCGCCGGCGATGTCCCGGTGGTGACGGGCGGAACGGACAACCACCTCGTGCTCGTCGATGTCCGTCCGTTCGGGCTCAACGGACGTCAGGCGGAGTCCGCGTGCCGGGCCGCGGGCATCACCTTGAACCGCAACGTCGTCCCCGACGAGACGAACGGCCCCTGGTACACCAGTGGCCTCCGGCTGGGCACTCCCGCGGTCACCACGCTCCGGATGGGCGCCGAGGAGATGCGCGAGATCGCGGACGTGCTCGCTTCCGTCCTTGGCGGCGCGTCCCCGGGTGTCGTCGCATCCGGACCGAACCAGGGCAAGCCCTCACTCGTGCAGTTCCGCCTCGAGGAGCAGATCGTGCGGGCCGCGCGCTCCAGGGTGGACGACCTCCTCGCCCGATACCCGCTCTACCCCGAGATCGAGCTCTGA
- a CDS encoding crotonase/enoyl-CoA hydratase family protein: MGTLVSYQLEGSIATITMDDGKVNALSVQMLTELGAALDRATADRAVVVLTGRDGLFSAGFDLAVLRGGGSDASGMLRAGFELAERLLSFPTPVLIACTGHAVAMGVFLLLSGDYRVGAAGPYKITANEVAIGLTMPRAAVEICRQRLTPAHFNRAVVLAEVFSPDDAVAAGFLDRVVPASELRDVALSAADLLAKLDGEAHAASKRRARDRSLHALRAAIEADDADFSATA, from the coding sequence ATGGGGACGCTCGTCTCGTATCAGCTCGAAGGCTCCATCGCCACGATCACGATGGACGACGGGAAGGTGAACGCGCTGTCGGTTCAGATGCTCACGGAGCTCGGCGCGGCCCTCGATCGCGCCACCGCGGACCGGGCCGTCGTCGTGCTCACCGGCAGAGACGGCCTGTTCTCGGCCGGGTTCGATCTGGCGGTGCTCAGGGGCGGCGGCTCCGACGCGTCAGGCATGCTTCGAGCCGGCTTCGAGCTGGCGGAACGGCTCCTCTCGTTCCCGACGCCCGTGCTCATCGCGTGCACCGGCCACGCGGTGGCCATGGGTGTGTTCCTCCTGTTGTCGGGCGACTACCGAGTCGGTGCGGCCGGCCCTTACAAGATCACCGCCAACGAGGTCGCCATCGGTCTCACGATGCCGCGGGCCGCGGTCGAGATCTGCAGGCAACGGCTCACGCCCGCGCACTTCAACCGCGCGGTCGTCCTCGCGGAGGTCTTCTCTCCCGACGACGCGGTCGCGGCCGGCTTCTTGGATCGCGTCGTGCCGGCCTCCGAGCTGCGGGACGTTGCCCTGAGCGCGGCGGACCTGCTGGCCAAGCTCGACGGAGAGGCGCACGCCGCGAGCAAACGGCGCGCCCGGGACCGCTCGCTGCACGCGCTCCGGGCGGCCATCGAAGCCGACGACGCCGACTTCTCGGCGACGGCGTGA
- a CDS encoding maleylpyruvate isomerase family mycothiol-dependent enzyme — protein MALPSPWPTIHAERKALAADLASLTDEQWATPSLCGGWTVREVLGHMTSTAAMTPPKFFARLAGSGFRFNAMTAKGVAQECGGTPADTLRRFGEHVDSSTHPPGPVDTWLGETIVHSEDIRRPLAIAHDYPVDAVTRVIDSYRKSNLLIGGKNRAAGLTLRATDADWAAGTGPEVTGPALAILLAVAGRGAGADGLTGDGVATLRSRL, from the coding sequence ATGGCACTGCCGAGCCCCTGGCCCACGATCCATGCCGAGCGAAAGGCGCTTGCCGCGGATCTCGCGTCGCTCACCGATGAACAGTGGGCGACACCATCGCTCTGCGGAGGATGGACGGTGCGCGAGGTGCTCGGTCACATGACCTCGACCGCGGCGATGACGCCGCCGAAGTTCTTCGCCCGCCTCGCCGGCTCCGGCTTCCGCTTCAACGCCATGACGGCCAAGGGCGTCGCGCAGGAATGCGGGGGAACGCCGGCCGACACCCTCCGTCGGTTCGGCGAGCACGTCGACAGCAGCACCCATCCACCCGGCCCGGTCGACACGTGGTTGGGGGAGACGATCGTGCACAGCGAGGACATCCGCCGCCCGCTCGCCATCGCCCACGACTACCCGGTCGACGCGGTGACCCGGGTGATCGACTCGTACCGCAAGTCCAACCTGCTCATCGGAGGCAAGAACCGCGCTGCAGGCCTCACGTTGCGGGCGACCGACGCGGACTGGGCGGCGGGCACCGGGCCCGAGGTCACGGGGCCTGCGCTCGCCATCTTGCTCGCCGTCGCGGGCCGCGGCGCCGGAGCCGACGGGCTCACGGGCGACGGCGTGGCGACGCTGCGGTCGCGCCTGTAG
- a CDS encoding MBL fold metallo-hydrolase, whose protein sequence is MDVVLLGTGSPLPDPERAGPATLVRAGGLQLLVDCGRGVLMRLAALGTGPPALDAVFLTHLHSDHVCDFNDVLTTRWVMSLADAPLRVVGPPGTAAFVDRTIDMLRDDIGYRLAHHDDLNWEPTCDVTEVDDGTAFEKSAVRVVAAPTDHRPVAPTVGYRFEHDGVAVVLAGDTVPCEGLDRLCAGADVYVQTVVRRSLIERVPMQRFQDILDYHSSTDDALRTASRAGVRTLVYTHCVPPIAAGGEQDLLDEARGQFAGEVVVARDLDVVTVTAGSAPAVIDRRLG, encoded by the coding sequence TTGGACGTCGTGCTGCTAGGAACCGGCTCGCCCCTGCCCGACCCCGAGCGGGCGGGGCCGGCCACCCTGGTGCGCGCCGGTGGGCTCCAGCTTCTCGTCGACTGTGGCCGAGGCGTCCTGATGCGTCTCGCCGCGCTCGGCACCGGACCGCCCGCGCTCGATGCCGTCTTCCTCACCCACCTCCACTCCGACCACGTCTGCGACTTCAACGACGTCCTCACGACCAGGTGGGTCATGTCGCTCGCGGACGCACCTCTCCGCGTGGTGGGCCCACCGGGGACGGCGGCCTTCGTGGACCGCACGATCGACATGCTGCGCGACGACATCGGCTACCGGCTCGCCCATCACGACGACCTCAACTGGGAGCCCACCTGCGACGTCACCGAGGTCGACGATGGGACCGCGTTCGAGAAGAGCGCGGTTCGCGTCGTCGCGGCACCGACCGACCATCGACCAGTGGCGCCGACGGTGGGTTACCGGTTCGAGCACGACGGCGTGGCGGTGGTGCTCGCGGGCGACACGGTCCCGTGCGAGGGCCTCGACCGCCTTTGCGCCGGCGCCGACGTGTACGTGCAGACCGTGGTGCGGCGTTCGCTCATCGAGCGGGTGCCGATGCAACGGTTCCAAGACATCCTCGACTACCACAGCTCCACCGATGACGCGTTGCGCACTGCGTCACGGGCGGGGGTGCGCACGCTCGTGTACACCCACTGTGTGCCGCCGATCGCGGCGGGCGGTGAGCAGGACCTGCTCGACGAGGCCCGCGGACAGTTCGCCGGCGAGGTCGTCGTCGCTCGGGACCTCGACGTGGTGACCGTGACCGCCGGGAGCGCGCCGGCTGTCATCGACCGCCGACTCGGGTAG
- a CDS encoding SRPBCC family protein, with protein MDPTHFEPGPLARVECRARGDGWELVFVRDLRHPLEKVWAALTEPDQLREWAPFAADRNLSRVGDATLTMIDADTSADLEAKVRRAERPTLLEYVWGGDVLRWELAATDVGTRLTLRHTTKDRDQVPKAAAGWHLCLVVADRVLDGQPVGPIRGQAAMSYGWAELRDAYAERLGITDETA; from the coding sequence ATGGACCCAACCCATTTCGAGCCCGGCCCCCTCGCGCGGGTGGAGTGCCGTGCCCGCGGAGACGGTTGGGAGCTTGTGTTCGTGCGAGACCTGCGGCATCCACTGGAGAAGGTGTGGGCCGCGCTGACCGAGCCCGATCAACTCCGGGAGTGGGCGCCCTTCGCGGCCGACAGGAACCTCAGCCGCGTCGGCGATGCAACCTTGACGATGATCGACGCGGACACCTCCGCCGACCTCGAGGCCAAGGTGCGACGCGCCGAGCGTCCGACGCTGCTCGAATACGTCTGGGGGGGCGACGTGCTGCGCTGGGAGCTCGCGGCCACCGATGTCGGGACGCGCCTGACCCTGCGGCACACGACCAAGGACCGCGACCAGGTGCCGAAGGCGGCCGCGGGCTGGCACCTCTGCCTCGTCGTGGCCGATCGGGTGCTCGACGGACAGCCGGTGGGTCCGATCCGCGGGCAGGCCGCCATGAGCTACGGATGGGCGGAGTTGCGCGATGCGTACGCCGAGCGGTTGGGGATCACCGACGAAACGGCCTGA
- a CDS encoding TetR/AcrR family transcriptional regulator has protein sequence MPRAKQRTPELRDRVLQVAVATLADEGIAGFTARRVAQQAETSTPAVYELFGDKAGLVREVFFEGFRLLRRRFDRVQISDDPRADLVRVIRVFRAFVRENPVLAEVMFSRPFADFDPGPAELTAGSAVREFIVARVRRAIDAGILRGDETDIAHALVALAQGLAAQEAAGWLGTSRASVDRRWSLAIDAVLDGLHPASTARARR, from the coding sequence GTGCCGAGAGCGAAGCAGCGGACGCCCGAGCTGCGAGACCGCGTCCTGCAGGTCGCGGTCGCGACGCTGGCCGACGAGGGGATCGCCGGTTTCACGGCCCGGCGGGTCGCGCAGCAGGCGGAGACGTCGACGCCGGCGGTCTACGAGCTGTTCGGAGACAAGGCCGGGCTCGTCCGGGAGGTGTTCTTCGAGGGCTTCCGACTGCTGCGGCGACGCTTCGACCGCGTCCAGATCTCCGACGATCCGCGTGCCGACCTGGTGCGTGTCATCCGGGTCTTCCGGGCGTTCGTGCGTGAGAACCCGGTGCTGGCCGAGGTGATGTTCTCCCGGCCCTTCGCCGACTTCGACCCGGGCCCCGCGGAGCTGACCGCAGGCAGCGCGGTCAGGGAGTTCATCGTGGCGCGCGTCCGGCGCGCCATCGACGCGGGCATCCTGCGCGGCGACGAGACCGACATCGCGCACGCGCTCGTCGCGCTCGCGCAGGGTTTGGCGGCCCAGGAGGCCGCGGGTTGGCTCGGCACGTCCAGGGCATCGGTCGATCGGCGCTGGAGCCTGGCCATCGACGCCGTGCTGGACGGCTTGCACCCCGCGTCCACCGCACGTGCGAGGCGGTGA
- a CDS encoding helix-turn-helix transcriptional regulator — MAAKQMSVVQLDGVVCCAPVLAAPLAEAEAEELARVLAALADPVRLRLLSLVAAGGEVCSCDLEGPLGKSQPTISHHTKALADAGLLAGEKRGRWMMWRVVPERLAALRAALS; from the coding sequence ATGGCTGCCAAGCAGATGTCGGTCGTCCAGCTCGATGGCGTGGTGTGCTGCGCACCCGTGCTCGCGGCGCCGCTGGCCGAGGCCGAGGCCGAGGAGCTGGCGCGGGTGCTCGCGGCGCTGGCCGACCCGGTGCGGCTGCGGCTGCTCAGCCTCGTGGCCGCCGGCGGCGAGGTCTGCTCGTGCGATCTCGAGGGTCCGTTGGGCAAGTCGCAGCCGACCATCAGCCACCACACGAAGGCGCTGGCCGACGCCGGCCTGCTCGCGGGGGAGAAGCGCGGCCGCTGGATGATGTGGCGGGTGGTCCCCGAGCGACTCGCCGCCCTGCGGGCCGCCCTCTCGTAG
- a CDS encoding sulfite oxidase-like oxidoreductase — protein sequence MSRFTRGFTGRRRGEPDPRLPPGQYDTGRSWPVLTAEATPRLSTTDWSLAVEGLVERPTTWTWSEVQALAPSTYEGAIHCVTTWSKFDMTFRGVSVDTLLEIARPLANATHVLAFSHTGYTTNLPLADVTDGHAWVTWEVDGKPLPVDHGGPARLLVPHLYFWKSAKWIAGLRLLDHDEPGFWERNGYHDRGDPWLEQRYQGD from the coding sequence ATGTCGAGGTTCACCCGAGGGTTCACCGGACGCAGGCGCGGCGAGCCGGATCCTCGGCTGCCGCCCGGCCAGTACGACACCGGAAGGAGCTGGCCGGTGCTCACGGCCGAGGCCACGCCGAGGCTGTCCACCACGGACTGGTCGCTCGCGGTTGAAGGGCTCGTCGAGCGGCCGACGACCTGGACGTGGAGTGAGGTCCAGGCACTCGCGCCGTCGACATACGAAGGTGCCATCCATTGCGTCACCACGTGGTCGAAGTTCGACATGACCTTCAGGGGGGTCTCGGTCGACACCCTGCTCGAGATTGCCCGGCCGCTGGCGAACGCCACCCATGTGCTCGCGTTCTCCCACACCGGCTACACGACGAACCTCCCGCTGGCAGATGTGACGGACGGGCACGCGTGGGTCACCTGGGAGGTCGACGGAAAGCCCCTCCCCGTCGACCACGGCGGCCCGGCCCGGCTCCTCGTTCCCCACCTCTACTTCTGGAAGAGCGCCAAGTGGATCGCCGGCCTCCGCCTGCTCGACCACGACGAGCCCGGGTTCTGGGAGCGCAACGGCTACCACGACCGCGGCGACCCCTGGCTCGAGCAGCGCTACCAGGGCGACTGA
- a CDS encoding glyoxalase/bleomycin resistance/dioxygenase family protein, translating into MSRLQLALNVPDIDEAVGFYSKLFATEPNKRKPGYANFAIADPPLKLVLFEQAGADSRLNHLGVEVVSTDEVVAHQARLTDGGVATVEENGTCCYARQDKVWVDGPDGSWEIYAVLEDSDSFGQSSAHVDETEASLPCASVPEAAARCC; encoded by the coding sequence ATGTCACGGCTTCAACTCGCACTGAACGTCCCCGATATCGACGAAGCCGTCGGCTTCTACTCCAAGCTCTTCGCGACCGAGCCGAACAAGCGCAAGCCCGGCTACGCCAACTTCGCCATCGCGGATCCCCCGCTCAAGCTCGTGCTGTTCGAGCAGGCCGGTGCCGACAGCCGCCTCAACCACCTGGGCGTGGAGGTCGTCTCGACCGACGAGGTCGTCGCGCACCAGGCCCGACTGACCGACGGGGGTGTCGCCACCGTCGAGGAGAACGGAACTTGTTGCTACGCCCGCCAGGACAAGGTCTGGGTCGACGGGCCCGACGGCTCGTGGGAGATCTACGCGGTGCTCGAGGACAGCGACAGCTTCGGACAGTCGTCCGCCCACGTCGACGAGACAGAGGCCTCGTTGCCCTGCGCGTCGGTGCCCGAAGCCGCAGCCCGCTGCTGCTGA
- a CDS encoding oxidoreductase produces MGAGQTRTTWQTATLVGISNETGSAKTFRLRLHQPTPHLAGQHYVIRLTAPDGYTASRSYSIASAPDGSAELDFTVERLDDGEVSTFLHDVAQPGDDLEVRGPIGGWFVWEGTTPVLLVGGGSGVVPLMAMLRLARRTGRAELVRLVLSVRTPDDLYYAAELPGPETTVVYTRRNPPGAARPPGRLIASDIPPLPDRAATAYVCGSTGFADHATDLLLDSGIPATAIRVERFGPTGAT; encoded by the coding sequence ATGGGCGCGGGTCAGACGCGGACGACGTGGCAGACCGCGACGCTGGTCGGCATCTCGAACGAGACGGGCAGCGCGAAGACCTTCCGGCTGCGCCTGCACCAGCCGACCCCGCACCTCGCCGGACAGCACTACGTCATCAGACTCACCGCACCGGACGGGTACACCGCATCGCGGTCCTACTCGATCGCCTCCGCGCCCGATGGTTCGGCCGAGCTCGACTTCACCGTCGAACGTCTGGACGACGGAGAGGTCTCGACTTTCCTCCACGACGTCGCCCAACCGGGTGACGATCTCGAGGTTCGCGGACCCATCGGCGGATGGTTCGTCTGGGAGGGCACGACCCCGGTGCTCCTCGTCGGCGGCGGATCCGGCGTGGTTCCGCTCATGGCCATGCTCCGCCTCGCCCGCCGTACCGGAAGGGCCGAGCTCGTCCGCCTCGTCCTCTCGGTCCGTACTCCCGACGACCTCTACTACGCCGCCGAGCTGCCCGGGCCCGAGACCACCGTCGTCTACACCCGCCGCAACCCGCCCGGCGCGGCGCGCCCACCCGGACGGCTCATCGCGTCCGACATTCCCCCCTTGCCCGATCGAGCGGCCACCGCCTACGTCTGTGGCTCGACCGGGTTCGCCGACCACGCCACCGACCTGCTCCTCGATTCCGGCATCCCCGCAACCGCCATTCGCGTCGAACGCTTCGGGCCCACCGGCGCCACCTGA
- a CDS encoding winged helix-turn-helix transcriptional regulator produces the protein MSLDSFTVLAEPTRRRILDRLRSSESSVGELVEALSVSQPTTSKHLKVLREAGFVSCRTAAQHRIYRIETGPFETLAEWLEPYRRLWSHHLDALERHLDDKE, from the coding sequence GTGTCACTGGACTCGTTCACGGTGCTCGCCGAGCCCACCCGGCGACGGATCCTCGACCGGCTGCGATCGTCGGAGAGCAGCGTCGGTGAGCTCGTGGAGGCGCTTTCGGTCAGCCAGCCCACGACGTCCAAGCACCTGAAGGTGCTGCGCGAAGCGGGCTTCGTCTCTTGCCGCACCGCGGCACAACACCGCATCTACCGGATCGAGACCGGTCCCTTCGAGACCCTCGCGGAGTGGCTCGAGCCGTACCGCCGCCTGTGGAGTCACCACCTCGACGCCCTCGAGCGTCACCTCGACGACAAGGAGTAG